One genomic segment of Alphaproteobacteria bacterium includes these proteins:
- a CDS encoding multidrug effflux MFS transporter — MFLYLSLLITCILAGIEIDIFTPSFPEIGRHFQLSPFMLQLMLSVNFAAYCVGSLFVGSLGDRYGRRPVILISFIIFIVGSFLCTFAPTYEWLILGRLLQGLGISGPAVLAYVVIIDAYPPEKQASMMGILNGIITLSMALAPVFGSYVNLYYGWRGNFSILLGHSILAFGLCLWTLPKGVKNPNASLSLAGYSELLKSRTVLTYIWALCFSVVGYWVFIGISPLLYMDSLGVDLKHFGFYQGALSAAYAVISLTSPLLFKRFGLTRSLKGGTILQLSGSLALMMAGVFLTDNPLIITGLMIVISLGVVFPFNILFPAALEAVPDSKGKMAALMNAIRLIICAIALEFIGYIYTGAFYPIALFIGVSATSAFLLIRQLPDWRKSEAIPKMNEKVEIL, encoded by the coding sequence ATGTTTCTTTATCTTTCGCTTTTAATCACCTGTATTCTGGCAGGGATTGAAATTGATATTTTCACGCCAAGTTTCCCCGAAATAGGACGCCATTTTCAGCTATCTCCCTTTATGCTTCAGCTGATGTTGAGCGTAAATTTCGCCGCATACTGCGTTGGATCGTTGTTCGTTGGATCCCTTGGGGATCGGTATGGTCGCCGCCCTGTTATTTTGATTAGTTTTATTATCTTTATTGTGGGCAGTTTCTTGTGCACATTTGCGCCCACATATGAATGGCTGATTTTGGGGCGACTCCTTCAGGGGCTTGGAATCAGCGGACCCGCTGTATTGGCCTATGTGGTCATTATCGATGCCTATCCACCGGAAAAACAGGCTTCTATGATGGGTATACTGAATGGCATCATCACGCTGTCAATGGCCCTGGCCCCCGTTTTTGGAAGTTACGTCAATTTGTATTATGGGTGGCGTGGGAATTTCTCGATTCTTTTGGGTCACAGTATCCTGGCTTTTGGTTTGTGTTTATGGACATTACCGAAGGGTGTTAAAAATCCAAATGCTTCGTTATCCCTGGCTGGATATAGTGAATTACTTAAATCACGTACGGTCTTAACGTATATATGGGCGCTTTGTTTTTCAGTTGTTGGATATTGGGTCTTTATTGGAATCTCCCCATTGCTATATATGGATAGTCTGGGTGTGGATTTAAAGCATTTTGGATTCTATCAAGGGGCCCTATCTGCTGCCTATGCTGTCATCAGCCTAACAAGCCCACTGCTTTTCAAACGATTCGGGCTAACCCGCAGCCTAAAGGGTGGAACGATTCTGCAGCTAAGCGGCAGCTTGGCCCTGATGATGGCAGGTGTATTTTTAACAGATAACCCCCTCATCATAACCGGCTTGATGATTGTTATTTCCCTTGGGGTTGTTTTTCCATTTAACATTTTGTTCCCGGCCGCATTAGAAGCAGTCCCCGACAGCAAGGGAAAAATGGCCGCCCTCATGAATGCCATTCGATTAATCATTTGCGCCATTGCACTGGAATTCATAGGGTACATATACACGGGCGCATTTTATCCAATTGCCCTGTTTATTGGTGTGTCGGCAACCTCGGCATTCTTACTGATTCGTCAGCTGCCCGATTGGCGGAAATCAGAGGCTATACCCAAGATGAATGAAAAAGTTGAAATTTTATGA
- a CDS encoding phosphatidylglycerophosphatase A: MFYLIATVGRVGNLPWMPGTFGSLAGLLFLFTLNWFGATSVSLAILTVLMSVIGWYATQSVLKEQNFSDSDPSYIVIDEVAGMFTAAMVFSFYHPITPIHLILIFILFRFFDILKPWPIGWIDRRLAEQPSTASLGVMLDDIAAGIATAIVLLLFSFVFSGSCPFCGM; encoded by the coding sequence ATGTTTTATCTTATTGCCACTGTAGGCCGTGTGGGGAACCTCCCCTGGATGCCCGGAACGTTCGGCAGCTTGGCCGGCCTTCTTTTTTTATTCACCTTGAACTGGTTTGGCGCCACAAGCGTTTCTCTGGCTATCCTTACCGTGCTTATGTCTGTTATTGGATGGTATGCAACGCAATCCGTTCTAAAGGAACAGAATTTTTCCGACTCAGATCCGTCTTACATTGTTATTGACGAAGTTGCTGGAATGTTTACGGCCGCCATGGTGTTTTCTTTTTATCACCCCATCACTCCCATACATTTGATTTTGATTTTCATCCTTTTTCGTTTTTTTGATATTTTAAAGCCATGGCCAATTGGTTGGATCGACAGACGGTTGGCTGAGCAACCCAGCACTGCCTCGCTAGGCGTTATGCTAGATGATATTGCCGCCGGGATTGCGACAGCGATTGTTCTTTTGCTCTTTTCCTTTGTTTTTTCTGGATCTTGTCCCTTTTGCGGGATGTAA
- a CDS encoding aminodeoxychorismate/anthranilate synthase component II yields the protein MILLIDNYDSFVYNLARYVVELGWTTAVHRNDQITLDQIADLNPTSIIISPGPCSPNEAGISNDVIRHFGHKIPILGVCLGHQCIGHVFGGIVTKARKPMHGKSSPISHNGAGIFRGLPNPLLVGRYHSLIVSTDALPDDLVVTATSQEGEVMALAHKTHPIIGVQFHPEAVLTQHGHDLLRNFLDGPCLLV from the coding sequence ATGATTCTTTTGATTGATAACTATGATTCATTTGTTTATAACCTGGCCCGGTACGTGGTGGAACTGGGGTGGACAACGGCTGTACATCGGAATGATCAAATCACCCTTGATCAAATTGCGGACCTAAACCCCACCAGCATTATTATTTCGCCGGGGCCCTGCTCCCCAAACGAGGCTGGAATTTCGAATGATGTCATTCGGCATTTCGGACATAAAATCCCAATCTTGGGGGTTTGCCTGGGCCATCAATGTATCGGGCACGTTTTTGGTGGTATTGTGACCAAAGCGCGCAAGCCCATGCATGGAAAATCCAGTCCGATCAGCCATAATGGGGCAGGCATTTTTAGGGGGTTACCCAATCCGCTTTTGGTTGGGCGGTATCATTCCCTGATTGTGTCCACTGATGCGTTGCCGGATGACCTTGTTGTGACAGCCACCAGCCAGGAAGGGGAGGTCATGGCCCTGGCGCATAAAACCCATCCTATTATTGGTGTTCAGTTTCATCCGGAGGCTGTGTTAACGCAGCATGGACATGATCTTTTGAGGAATTTTTTGGATGGGCCATGTTTGTTAGTCTAA
- a CDS encoding aminotransferase class IV: MFVSLSGQLCHHDEASISITDRGFLLGDGFFTTVLSVDGVPEHFQAHGDRLRKSADLFRIPLVLDTLWDQVLRLLDANQLMRDLAAIRITVTRGAGGRGLCPPKGAQPTLLITAIPYNRPTTPVRVGISMYVRDSTPPLCHVKHLGYQTAILARIEGEEKGYDDMLLCNKDGNLVCSTAGNLFLIVDGEILTPPLTDGALPGIMRAEIIRSRTVKIQQITRDLYKIATGAFITNSLVGMQMISGIESCQLYPI; this comes from the coding sequence ATGTTTGTTAGTCTAAGCGGACAGCTTTGTCACCACGATGAAGCTTCGATTTCCATTACGGATCGGGGGTTCTTGTTGGGGGATGGATTTTTTACAACAGTGCTATCGGTTGATGGTGTACCAGAACATTTTCAGGCTCATGGGGATCGTTTGCGGAAATCAGCGGATTTGTTTCGGATCCCCCTGGTGCTGGATACGCTTTGGGATCAGGTCCTGCGCCTGCTGGATGCCAATCAGTTGATGCGCGATCTGGCAGCCATTCGTATCACTGTAACGCGCGGGGCAGGGGGGCGTGGATTGTGCCCGCCAAAGGGTGCTCAGCCAACCCTGTTGATTACAGCAATACCCTATAATCGACCAACCACCCCCGTCCGGGTTGGGATTTCCATGTATGTTAGGGATAGCACGCCCCCCCTTTGTCATGTCAAACACCTGGGGTATCAAACCGCAATTTTGGCCCGGATAGAGGGCGAGGAAAAGGGGTATGATGATATGCTGTTGTGCAATAAAGATGGCAATCTGGTTTGCAGCACAGCCGGGAATTTGTTCCTGATTGTGGATGGGGAGATTCTAACGCCACCACTGACTGATGGCGCGCTGCCCGGAATCATGCGGGCGGAAATCATTCGATCCCGAACGGTCAAAATTCAACAGATCACAAGGGACTTGTACAAAATCGCCACAGGAGCCTTTATCACCAACAGCCTTGTTGGGATGCAGATGATTTCTGGGATCGAGTCCTGTCAGTTATACCCAATCTAA
- a CDS encoding SDR family oxidoreductase yields the protein MNTILITGSAIRIGRALALHYARAGWTVAIHYNTSHADASILAAEITDAGGSTALFSADLRDEDSCTQLIPAVYDKLGPIHCLINNAAVFHYDTAQSSTTEIWDDHMQINLRAPFVLSQQFYRQLPPDQMGNIINILDQRVLNLTPHFTSYTVSKAALWTLTQTLALSFAPRVRVNGIGPGYTLAGRAEEKEKFEHAQNHLPLKASGSVEEVCKAVDFIISTPSLTGQMIALDGGQHLGWSFPKNYS from the coding sequence ATCAACACAATCCTTATAACAGGGTCGGCCATTAGAATTGGACGGGCGCTTGCCTTGCATTATGCCAGGGCCGGATGGACGGTTGCCATTCATTACAACACCTCACACGCTGACGCATCGATCTTAGCGGCTGAAATTACAGATGCCGGGGGTAGTACTGCGCTTTTTTCTGCAGACCTCCGAGATGAAGATAGCTGCACCCAATTAATCCCCGCCGTTTATGACAAACTGGGGCCGATTCATTGCTTAATCAATAATGCTGCTGTTTTTCATTATGATACAGCCCAATCATCCACAACGGAGATTTGGGATGATCATATGCAAATCAACTTGCGCGCCCCCTTTGTTTTGTCGCAGCAATTTTATCGCCAATTACCCCCGGATCAGATGGGTAATATCATTAATATTCTGGATCAACGGGTTTTGAATTTAACCCCGCATTTTACATCTTATACCGTCAGCAAGGCTGCCTTATGGACATTAACCCAGACGCTGGCGCTGTCATTCGCCCCGCGTGTGCGTGTGAATGGAATTGGACCGGGATATACGCTGGCTGGCCGCGCAGAAGAAAAAGAAAAGTTCGAACATGCCCAAAATCACCTCCCCCTAAAAGCATCCGGCAGCGTTGAGGAAGTTTGCAAGGCGGTTGATTTTATTATATCAACGCCGTCCCTTACCGGACAAATGATTGCACTCGATGGTGGTCAACATCTGGGATGGTCATTCCCCAAGAATTATTCATAA
- the rpsU gene encoding 30S ribosomal protein S21: MEVMVRDNNVDQALRALKKKMQREGIYREMKLRRHFEKPSVRKAREQSEAGRRYRKLMRKRLEREGY; encoded by the coding sequence GTGGAAGTTATGGTACGCGACAATAACGTCGATCAGGCCCTTCGTGCATTAAAGAAAAAAATGCAAAGAGAAGGGATCTATCGCGAAATGAAATTGCGTCGGCATTTCGAGAAACCTTCCGTGCGCAAGGCACGCGAGCAATCCGAAGCCGGCCGTCGATATCGCAAACTAATGCGCAAGCGCTTAGAACGCGAAGGATACTAG
- a CDS encoding ABC transporter substrate-binding protein yields MGVLSPKTGYDSLGLSCERGAKVAEVLLRGLNLPIEIVYGDTESSPEKGSLKAEKLINEGAHLLIGAQNSNVTAAIAQVCERRGIPFLINISAASGITEQGYRYVFRNYPTTEQLAKNGLSLMGELFKQAPVTPKTAALMYASTLYGQSLRESIMRLISNANLPFKIIEEVAFNERTRDLSSEIAHIKAAKVDLLIPIVSINPATQMIRECVKQHYCPMGIIGPGSTGMHEGLFCKSLGRHANYCMSNTPWHNSLSPLTQKAMTVFKKKYPNDHFDLNIAFAIEAVLIAADAFKRAGSTDGDRLRLALKETYIANRIVYGGPISFDYKGQAIGIDSVCVQNHQGNPVVVLSVGHYESAPVFPMPAWST; encoded by the coding sequence ATGGGAGTTCTGTCCCCCAAGACAGGATATGACTCTTTGGGCCTTTCTTGCGAACGCGGTGCCAAGGTAGCGGAAGTCCTGTTAAGGGGTCTCAATCTCCCTATCGAAATTGTTTATGGTGATACGGAATCGAGCCCTGAAAAGGGGTCACTAAAAGCGGAAAAGCTTATCAATGAGGGGGCTCACCTTTTAATTGGGGCCCAGAATTCCAATGTCACGGCGGCCATAGCGCAGGTGTGCGAAAGAAGGGGGATTCCCTTTCTTATTAATATTTCAGCAGCTTCGGGCATTACGGAGCAAGGCTATCGATACGTTTTTCGTAATTATCCCACAACAGAACAGCTTGCAAAAAATGGACTAAGCCTAATGGGGGAACTGTTTAAACAAGCCCCAGTCACCCCTAAAACGGCTGCGTTGATGTATGCGAGCACCCTGTATGGACAGTCATTGCGCGAATCTATCATGAGACTTATTTCTAATGCCAATCTGCCCTTTAAAATTATTGAAGAAGTCGCCTTTAATGAACGGACACGAGATTTATCCAGTGAGATTGCCCATATTAAAGCGGCAAAAGTCGATCTTTTAATCCCCATTGTTTCGATAAATCCCGCTACTCAGATGATACGTGAGTGCGTCAAGCAGCACTATTGCCCCATGGGGATTATTGGTCCCGGAAGCACAGGCATGCACGAGGGGTTGTTCTGTAAGTCTTTAGGCCGTCACGCAAATTATTGTATGTCCAATACACCCTGGCACAATTCCCTTTCGCCACTAACCCAAAAAGCCATGACTGTGTTTAAAAAAAAATACCCAAACGACCACTTTGATCTCAATATCGCATTTGCTATCGAGGCCGTTTTGATTGCTGCAGATGCGTTTAAGCGGGCCGGTTCAACAGATGGGGATCGGTTAAGGCTTGCCCTAAAGGAAACTTACATAGCAAACAGAATTGTTTACGGGGGGCCAATCAGTTTTGATTATAAAGGTCAGGCCATTGGCATTGATTCTGTTTGTGTGCAAAATCATCAGGGGAATCCAGTTGTTGTTTTGTCAGTGGGTCATTACGAGTCAGCCCCTGTTTTCCCCATGCCTGCTTGGTCAACATGA
- the fabD gene encoding ACP S-malonyltransferase gives MSIAFVFPGQGSQSIGMGKNFIENFEPARHVMEEVNEALQQDLTHLILTGTKEELTLTENAQPALLAISMAVLRVLEAESGKKASEMAQYMAGHSLGEYTALCAAGVFSLQDAVRLVRLRGQAMQKAVPVGKGSMAAIIGLDLKKVESLLVNFQSADNLCVVANDNTAEQIVISGHTEAVEMAMALATQAGAKLALKLPVSAPFHSPLMQYAADVMKDALEGTFIDHPKTNVMANVTALPLDGKDSVASLLVQQITGRVRWRETVANLAQSGVSVVIEIGAGKVLTGLNKRINTTINAFSVNEPIDIEKFLECTNSN, from the coding sequence ATGTCTATCGCGTTTGTTTTTCCGGGGCAAGGCTCTCAATCTATTGGAATGGGAAAGAATTTCATTGAAAATTTTGAACCAGCACGCCATGTGATGGAGGAGGTCAACGAGGCCTTGCAACAGGATCTGACCCATCTGATTCTGACTGGAACAAAAGAGGAGCTCACCCTAACCGAAAATGCTCAACCCGCCCTTTTGGCAATTAGCATGGCTGTGCTGCGGGTTTTGGAGGCTGAATCGGGAAAAAAGGCGTCTGAAATGGCCCAATACATGGCTGGCCATTCGTTGGGGGAATATACAGCCCTGTGTGCGGCGGGTGTTTTCAGCCTGCAGGATGCTGTTCGATTGGTGCGCTTGCGTGGCCAAGCCATGCAGAAAGCCGTTCCCGTTGGAAAGGGATCGATGGCTGCAATTATTGGATTAGACTTAAAAAAGGTGGAATCCTTGCTTGTCAATTTTCAAAGCGCAGATAACCTGTGTGTTGTGGCCAATGATAATACGGCGGAACAAATTGTAATCAGCGGACATACCGAGGCTGTTGAGATGGCGATGGCATTGGCAACGCAAGCGGGCGCAAAATTGGCTCTAAAGTTACCCGTCAGCGCCCCATTTCACAGCCCGCTAATGCAATATGCGGCAGACGTCATGAAGGACGCTTTGGAAGGCACATTCATAGATCATCCAAAAACAAACGTCATGGCCAACGTCACGGCGTTACCATTGGATGGAAAAGATTCTGTCGCATCACTTTTGGTTCAACAAATAACCGGTCGTGTTCGGTGGCGTGAAACCGTTGCCAATCTTGCCCAATCTGGGGTAAGTGTTGTTATAGAGATTGGCGCCGGAAAGGTTTTAACGGGCCTTAACAAGCGAATCAACACAACAATAAATGCATTTTCTGTTAACGAACCAATAGATATTGAAAAATTTTTAGAGTGTACAAATAGTAACTAA
- the fabG gene encoding 3-oxoacyl-[acyl-carrier-protein] reductase, with protein MFSLNSYTALVTGATGGIGSVVAHTLAKQGARLAISDIMARESALAELASALKESYGTEVFIFPCSLSEAESVESLFPAAEKALGKIDILVNNAGITRDNLGMKMKDDEWQQVIDINLTASFRLCRAGIKSMMKNRYGRIINIASVVGATGNPGQANYCASKAGLVGMSKALAQEVATRGITINCVAPGFIESPMTNSLSDVVKEKILSSIPFGRMGKPEEIAAAVAFLSSPEACYVTGQTIHVNGGMHMA; from the coding sequence ATGTTTTCATTAAATTCATATACGGCCCTGGTCACTGGGGCAACGGGCGGTATTGGTAGTGTTGTCGCTCACACCCTGGCGAAACAAGGGGCCAGACTGGCAATTTCCGACATTATGGCGCGGGAATCTGCGCTGGCTGAGCTTGCTAGTGCATTAAAAGAAAGTTACGGAACCGAGGTTTTCATTTTCCCATGCTCCCTTTCGGAAGCTGAATCCGTTGAAAGTCTTTTCCCGGCTGCAGAAAAAGCATTGGGAAAGATTGATATCCTGGTTAACAATGCCGGGATTACCCGTGATAATTTGGGTATGAAGATGAAGGATGATGAATGGCAACAAGTCATTGATATCAATCTGACGGCTTCCTTTCGTCTTTGCCGGGCAGGCATCAAATCAATGATGAAGAACCGGTATGGCCGGATCATTAATATCGCCTCTGTTGTGGGTGCAACGGGTAACCCAGGACAAGCCAATTACTGTGCATCCAAGGCAGGCTTGGTTGGAATGTCAAAAGCATTGGCTCAAGAAGTCGCAACCCGTGGCATTACCATTAACTGCGTGGCCCCTGGATTTATTGAATCCCCTATGACAAACAGCCTAAGTGATGTCGTTAAAGAAAAAATCTTGTCATCCATTCCCTTTGGACGCATGGGAAAGCCAGAGGAAATTGCAGCCGCTGTTGCATTTTTATCCTCGCCAGAGGCATGTTATGTCACGGGGCAAACGATCCACGTGAATGGAGGAATGCACATGGCGTGA